In one Sphingobacterium daejeonense genomic region, the following are encoded:
- a CDS encoding AraC family transcriptional regulator yields the protein MIIKQLAVPKSSNQSFQMRRDYFPKHQSIWHYHEEVELVLVKKGAGTLFIGDRIKNFQPGGLVLIPPQVPHYWLFDESEGTDESDEPIDCFVIHFKNDFGVEKFLNIPEMNNIKSLLIQSTRGKYIELTENNYIVKLILGCLESTGITKLFNLLEALNLLNDLESEKLISENYSILNYSEDQFRMNNLMSYIRENYKHKITLNDLSKVAGMTENSFCRYFKQKTGKTPVQFLNELRISHACFQLRNNKMSLKEICYDSGFNNFVNFHKSFKSITGTTPTQFKG from the coding sequence ATGATAATCAAACAACTTGCGGTACCAAAATCATCCAATCAGAGCTTTCAGATGCGAAGGGATTATTTCCCCAAACATCAATCAATTTGGCATTATCATGAAGAGGTAGAATTAGTATTGGTAAAAAAAGGGGCAGGAACCTTATTCATAGGGGACCGAATCAAAAATTTCCAACCCGGAGGATTAGTTCTTATACCTCCCCAGGTACCACACTATTGGCTATTTGATGAGAGTGAAGGCACAGATGAATCTGATGAACCAATAGATTGTTTTGTAATTCATTTCAAAAATGACTTTGGAGTCGAAAAATTCCTGAATATCCCTGAGATGAACAATATCAAATCACTGCTAATTCAATCAACTCGTGGAAAATATATCGAATTAACTGAAAACAACTATATCGTTAAACTCATTCTCGGATGTCTAGAATCCACCGGCATTACAAAATTGTTCAACTTATTGGAAGCCTTAAACCTATTAAATGATCTTGAATCTGAAAAGTTGATTTCTGAAAACTATTCGATCCTTAATTATTCTGAAGATCAATTTCGGATGAACAATCTCATGAGTTATATTAGAGAAAATTATAAACATAAAATAACCTTGAATGATTTGTCCAAAGTAGCTGGAATGACCGAAAACTCTTTCTGCAGATATTTTAAACAGAAAACTGGAAAAACACCGGTCCAATTCCTGAATGAATTGCGCATATCACACGCCTGTTTTCAGCTCAGAAACAACAAAATGAGCCTTAAAGAAATATGTTACGATTCCGGATTCAACAATTTCGTCAATTTTCACAAATCATTTAAATCTATCACGGGAACAACGCCAACACAGTTCAAAGGTTAA
- a CDS encoding MFS transporter — translation MQKYGYKVGILVGLVLFAIGCFLFVPAANTMSYMFFLTALFVVACGITILETAANPYMTVLGDPHTATQRLNFAQSFNGLAAFVAPIVGGQFILTEDPLTVDQVAALSDAERLAYIQAETAVVKGPYVILGLIILVVALIFFFIKLPEVKEEEEKTGFFKGVKA, via the coding sequence ATGCAAAAATACGGTTATAAAGTGGGGATATTGGTAGGTTTGGTTCTCTTTGCTATTGGTTGTTTTCTTTTTGTTCCTGCTGCAAATACGATGAGTTACATGTTTTTTCTTACGGCTTTATTTGTCGTTGCATGCGGGATAACGATTTTAGAAACTGCAGCCAATCCATATATGACAGTTTTGGGGGATCCCCATACTGCGACCCAGCGTTTAAATTTTGCTCAATCGTTCAATGGCTTAGCTGCTTTTGTTGCACCGATTGTAGGAGGGCAGTTTATTTTGACGGAAGATCCACTTACTGTGGATCAGGTTGCTGCGCTTAGTGATGCAGAGCGTTTGGCCTATATTCAGGCAGAAACGGCAGTCGTAAAAGGACCTTATGTAATCCTTGGGTTGATTATTCTTGTTGTGGCACTTATTTTCTTCTTTATAAAATTGCCCGAAGTAAAAGAAGAGGAAGAAAAGACAGGGTTTTTTAAAGGCGTTAAGGCATAA
- a CDS encoding L-rhamnose mutarotase, which translates to MNNKRFAMALDLVDDPKMIAEYEDHHTRVSAAIKKSITDAGITVMDIYRFGNRLFMIMEVDDSFSFERKDEMDAENPAVQVWEQLMWKYQQSIPGSKPGEKWVMMKQIFEL; encoded by the coding sequence ATGAATAATAAGAGATTTGCGATGGCATTGGATCTGGTTGATGATCCAAAAATGATTGCCGAATATGAAGACCATCATACAAGGGTTTCTGCAGCGATAAAAAAGTCAATTACCGATGCTGGAATTACTGTTATGGATATATATCGTTTTGGTAATCGGTTGTTTATGATTATGGAGGTAGATGATTCCTTTAGTTTTGAAAGGAAAGATGAAATGGATGCAGAGAATCCTGCTGTTCAGGTTTGGGAGCAATTGATGTGGAAATATCAACAATCCATTCCAGGTTCAAAACCTGGGGAGAAATGGGTGATGATGAAACAAATATTTGAACTTTAA
- a CDS encoding UxaA family hydrolase, with protein sequence MEKEKLEFLQIHPKDNVLVALRDLPVGYSLIFQGKDIVLKRPVAAKHKFTIEALEKDDEIYMYGVLVGKVNEPLEMGELLDVNNLRHAADDFKLGNRKLEWTKPDVSAFQGRTFRGFHRSNGSVGTANYWLVIPLVFCENRNVLTLKSALEEKLGYQVESKDYSDEVDELITRYKGGASIDDLLAVDLSAARANKENKRLFPNVDGVKFLNHDMGCGGTRMDSDALCGLLAGYITHPNVAGATVLSLGCQHAQASILKAEIAKRDPEFDKPLFVFEQQFEGTEQELMQKAIKSTFTGLMEANKQEREEAGLDKLCIGLECGGSDGFSGISANPVLGFLSDMMVTMGGSVILSEFPELCGVEQELSDRCIDEATAEKFIHLMRTYNAKAEADGSGFYMNPSPGNIRDGLITDAIKSAGAAKKGGTSPIAAVIDYPELANGPGLNLLCTPGNDVESTTAEVAAGANIVLFTTGLGTPTGNPIAPVIKIASNSKVYNKMNDAIDLNCGTVIDGEETIEEAAHKILEYVISVASGDRIAKAVQLGQDDFIPWRRGVSL encoded by the coding sequence ATGGAAAAAGAGAAGTTGGAATTTTTACAAATCCATCCAAAAGACAATGTACTGGTAGCACTTAGAGATTTGCCAGTTGGATATTCTTTGATATTTCAAGGGAAAGATATTGTATTGAAGCGACCTGTTGCTGCGAAGCATAAATTCACCATAGAAGCTTTGGAAAAAGACGATGAGATTTATATGTATGGTGTTTTGGTTGGAAAGGTAAATGAGCCATTAGAAATGGGGGAGTTACTGGATGTGAACAATCTAAGACATGCTGCAGATGATTTTAAATTAGGGAACCGAAAATTGGAATGGACGAAGCCCGATGTTTCAGCATTTCAAGGTCGTACTTTCAGAGGTTTTCACCGCAGTAATGGATCCGTAGGAACGGCAAATTATTGGTTGGTAATTCCCTTGGTGTTTTGCGAGAACAGAAATGTGCTTACGCTGAAGTCAGCCTTGGAAGAAAAATTGGGTTATCAGGTTGAATCGAAAGATTATTCTGATGAGGTTGATGAGCTGATCACTAGATATAAAGGTGGGGCTTCTATTGATGACTTGCTGGCTGTAGATTTAAGTGCAGCTAGGGCTAATAAAGAGAACAAGAGGCTTTTTCCGAATGTTGATGGGGTTAAATTCTTGAACCATGACATGGGTTGTGGTGGTACTCGGATGGATTCAGATGCCCTTTGTGGGCTGTTAGCTGGATATATCACCCACCCAAACGTTGCTGGCGCCACTGTTCTGAGTTTGGGTTGTCAACATGCGCAAGCATCTATCTTAAAGGCTGAAATTGCCAAAAGAGATCCTGAATTTGACAAGCCATTGTTTGTTTTTGAACAACAATTTGAGGGTACAGAACAGGAATTGATGCAAAAGGCAATCAAATCTACATTTACAGGTTTAATGGAGGCAAATAAGCAAGAGCGTGAAGAAGCTGGATTAGACAAATTGTGTATTGGTTTGGAATGTGGAGGGTCTGATGGTTTTTCAGGGATATCCGCAAACCCTGTATTGGGTTTTCTTTCCGATATGATGGTGACGATGGGCGGTTCAGTAATTTTATCTGAATTCCCTGAATTATGTGGTGTAGAGCAGGAGTTGAGTGATCGCTGTATTGATGAAGCTACTGCTGAGAAATTTATCCATTTGATGCGTACTTATAATGCAAAGGCTGAAGCAGACGGTTCAGGGTTTTATATGAATCCTTCACCGGGGAATATACGGGATGGATTGATTACGGATGCTATCAAATCTGCTGGTGCGGCCAAAAAAGGTGGTACTTCTCCAATTGCTGCGGTGATAGATTATCCAGAATTGGCTAATGGTCCTGGCTTAAATTTGCTTTGTACTCCAGGGAACGATGTTGAAAGTACAACTGCCGAGGTTGCTGCGGGAGCCAATATTGTTTTGTTTACTACAGGATTGGGGACACCAACAGGAAATCCTATTGCTCCGGTGATTAAAATTGCCTCAAACAGTAAAGTTTACAACAAAATGAATGATGCAATTGACTTGAACTGTGGGACCGTTATTGATGGAGAAGAAACGATTGAGGAAGCGGCTCATAAAATATTGGAATATGTAATTTCCGTGGCAAGTGGAGACCGAATTGCTAAGGCTGTTCAGTTAGGTCAGGATGATTTTATTCCTTGGAGACGTGGTGTATCACTTTAA
- a CDS encoding SDR family NAD(P)-dependent oxidoreductase: MSKLNGKVAIVTGGGSGIGKAISTLFAKEGATVHILDLNPAGGEETKLAIEADGGKCEVHTCNVSKQEEVLAAVEKIGRVDVLVNNAGIAHVGNLEGCSVEDLDRVYEVNVKGAYNALFAVVPVMKANGGGAILNLASIASLVGIPDRFAYSMSKGAIYAMNLSIAKDYLKDNIRSNSISPARVHTPFVDGFIAKNYPGKEDEMFEKLSKTQPIGRMAEPEEIAKLALFLCSDDASFITGNDYAIDGGFVKLNN; this comes from the coding sequence ATGTCAAAATTAAATGGTAAAGTTGCTATTGTAACTGGTGGAGGGAGCGGCATTGGAAAAGCTATTTCAACCTTGTTTGCAAAAGAAGGAGCAACTGTTCATATATTGGATTTGAATCCTGCAGGGGGCGAAGAAACCAAATTGGCAATTGAGGCTGATGGGGGTAAATGTGAGGTTCATACCTGTAATGTGAGTAAGCAAGAAGAGGTCTTGGCAGCGGTTGAGAAAATCGGCAGGGTTGATGTGCTGGTTAACAATGCCGGTATTGCGCATGTCGGCAACCTAGAAGGCTGTTCTGTGGAAGATTTGGACCGAGTGTATGAGGTGAACGTGAAAGGTGCTTATAACGCTTTATTTGCGGTCGTTCCTGTTATGAAAGCAAATGGAGGTGGTGCCATCTTAAATTTAGCTTCTATTGCTTCGTTGGTAGGTATTCCAGATCGATTTGCCTATTCAATGAGTAAAGGAGCCATCTACGCCATGAACCTATCTATTGCCAAAGATTATCTTAAGGACAATATCAGGTCAAATTCTATTTCACCTGCTCGTGTTCATACTCCTTTTGTAGATGGTTTTATCGCAAAGAATTATCCTGGCAAGGAAGATGAGATGTTCGAAAAATTATCGAAAACTCAACCCATCGGCAGGATGGCGGAGCCAGAAGAAATTGCTAAATTAGCGTTATTCCTTTGTTCAGATGATGCGTCATTTATCACTGGTAATGATTACGCTATCGATGGAGGATTTGTGAAGTTGAACAATTGA
- a CDS encoding fumarylacetoacetate hydrolase family protein — protein sequence MKLIRFGEPGKEEIGVHIDGKNYDVSAFGGDFNEDFFADSGLERLEEFVKANEGKLIEVPAGTRISAPFARPSKIVCIGLNYKDHAEETGAKIPAEPIIFMKSTTALVGPNDQVMIPRNSEKTDWEVEFCIVIGKKASYVDESEALDYVAGYVLHNDVSEREFQIERGGTWDKGKGCDTFAPMGPYMTTADEIPDINNVKLWLKVNGKTYQDGNTSNLIFSVPFVVSYVSQFMTLLPGDVISTGTPAGVGLGFNPPIYLQPGDIVELGADYLGEQRQEVIAFQKS from the coding sequence ATGAAATTAATAAGATTCGGAGAACCTGGAAAGGAAGAAATCGGTGTTCATATCGATGGTAAAAATTATGATGTTTCTGCATTTGGTGGGGACTTTAATGAGGATTTTTTTGCGGACAGTGGTCTGGAGCGATTAGAGGAGTTTGTTAAGGCCAATGAAGGTAAATTGATTGAGGTTCCTGCAGGGACTCGGATAAGCGCGCCGTTTGCAAGGCCATCAAAGATTGTATGTATTGGTTTAAACTATAAAGACCATGCTGAAGAGACTGGTGCAAAGATTCCGGCGGAGCCCATTATATTTATGAAATCTACTACTGCATTGGTTGGTCCGAACGATCAGGTGATGATTCCTAGAAATTCTGAGAAGACCGATTGGGAGGTTGAATTTTGTATAGTTATCGGAAAGAAAGCTTCTTATGTTGATGAATCTGAAGCATTAGATTATGTTGCTGGATACGTATTGCATAATGATGTGTCCGAGCGTGAGTTTCAGATTGAGCGTGGTGGAACATGGGATAAAGGCAAAGGCTGTGATACTTTCGCGCCAATGGGTCCCTATATGACTACTGCTGATGAGATTCCAGATATCAACAATGTGAAATTGTGGCTGAAGGTAAATGGTAAAACCTATCAAGATGGCAATACCTCTAATTTGATTTTTAGCGTTCCGTTCGTTGTATCCTATGTTTCTCAGTTTATGACCTTATTGCCAGGAGATGTTATTTCTACGGGTACTCCAGCGGGGGTTGGTTTAGGATTTAACCCTCCAATTTACTTGCAACCAGGAGATATTGTTGAATTAGGAGCTGATTATTTGGGTGAACAACGCCAGGAGGTCATTGCTTTCCAAAAGTCTTAA
- a CDS encoding amidohydrolase family protein: MRIDSHQHFWLYDSVKDAWITDEMAKIQRNFLPNDISGTLKGLGFDGVVAVQADQSHRETEFLVELSQVYALIKGVVGWVDLRSERIDDYLTDFSKFKVIKGFRHIVEGEDDPEFLVRDEFLRGIESLTKFNYTYDLLIRPRHYSSTLKCVEANPNQAFVLDHIAKPPIKSQEFDEWAEFIVALSSFSNVHCKISGLATEADWKHWKLDHFAEYLDHVIASFGKGRIMFGSDWPVCLLAGDYEDSLHIVEHRLDKFTEEELKGFWGDNAVKFYGLS; encoded by the coding sequence ATGCGCATAGATTCTCATCAACATTTTTGGTTATATGATTCCGTAAAAGATGCATGGATTACGGATGAGATGGCAAAAATCCAACGAAATTTTTTACCAAATGATATATCAGGGACTTTAAAAGGATTGGGTTTTGATGGTGTAGTTGCTGTTCAAGCAGATCAAAGCCATCGGGAAACTGAATTTTTGGTTGAACTATCTCAAGTATATGCATTAATCAAAGGTGTAGTTGGATGGGTTGATTTACGATCGGAGCGCATTGACGATTACTTAACTGATTTTTCAAAATTTAAAGTAATCAAAGGTTTCAGGCATATAGTTGAAGGAGAGGATGATCCTGAATTTCTTGTTCGGGATGAGTTTTTGCGTGGCATCGAGTCTCTTACGAAGTTTAATTATACGTATGATCTCTTGATTCGGCCACGGCATTATTCGAGTACCTTAAAATGTGTTGAAGCAAATCCAAACCAAGCTTTTGTTTTGGATCATATTGCGAAGCCACCAATTAAATCTCAGGAATTCGATGAATGGGCAGAATTTATTGTGGCATTATCTTCATTTTCAAATGTTCATTGTAAAATTTCGGGGCTGGCTACAGAAGCAGATTGGAAACATTGGAAGCTAGACCATTTTGCCGAATATTTAGACCATGTTATTGCAAGTTTTGGCAAGGGTAGAATCATGTTTGGTTCTGATTGGCCAGTTTGTTTGTTAGCTGGAGATTACGAAGATTCATTACATATCGTAGAGCATCGCTTAGATAAATTTACGGAAGAGGAATTAAAGGGATTTTGGGGTGATAATGCTGTGAAATTCTACGGTTTAAGTTAG